The following coding sequences lie in one Syntrophomonadaceae bacterium genomic window:
- a CDS encoding pro-sigmaK processing inhibitor BofA family protein — MEDYQIYIALGLLVLVIVLAGKFMLKPFRLFFRLLYNSLVGIVLLWLANLIGGAIGLYLPLNLVTILVAGFLGIPGVILLLILRALIG; from the coding sequence ATGGAAGATTATCAGATTTATATTGCCTTGGGACTACTGGTGCTGGTGATTGTACTGGCCGGAAAGTTTATGTTAAAACCCTTCAGGCTGTTTTTTCGCTTGCTTTATAACTCATTGGTGGGCATTGTCCTGCTTTGGCTGGCAAATTTAATCGGAGGCGCAATCGGACTATATCTTCCTTTAAATTTGGTCACCATACTGGTTGCAGGTTTCTTGGGCATTCCGGGAGTAATCCTTCTATTGATTTTAAGAGCACTGATTGGATAA
- a CDS encoding DUF2508 family protein, giving the protein MARWLNVLGGTLAAGLWRLVWQYFRRDRHRIGLKKQEPAIAELARHSHREWEMAHRFFNEVTDPDLVDTAIHLISAYEKHYNYLLRQMRQAQNS; this is encoded by the coding sequence ATGGCCCGGTGGTTAAATGTTTTGGGGGGCACGTTGGCAGCAGGTCTATGGCGCTTAGTCTGGCAGTACTTTCGGCGTGACAGGCACCGGATCGGCCTGAAAAAACAAGAACCGGCGATTGCCGAACTGGCCAGGCATTCCCATCGGGAATGGGAGATGGCCCACAGGTTTTTCAATGAAGTTACCGACCCGGATCTGGTTGATACCGCAATCCATTTAATCTCAGCTTATGAAAAACATTATAATTATTTGTTGAGGCAGATGCGTCAGGCTCAAAACAGCTGA
- the recR gene encoding recombination mediator RecR: protein MLYYAEPVARLITALNKLPGVGPKTAQRLAFYLLNASGEEARDLAMAILDCKETVCRCKECGNLTDRDPCRLCSDAARDHTVICVVEDPKDVVALEKTREYKGLYHVLHGAISPIDGIGPDQLTIRQLLERVVRKPVQELIIATNPDVEGEATALYLAKLIKPAGIKVTRIAYGIPVGGDLDYADELTLARALEGRREIG from the coding sequence TTGCTGTACTACGCCGAGCCTGTCGCCAGATTGATAACGGCTTTAAACAAGCTGCCGGGTGTCGGGCCCAAAACAGCCCAGCGGCTGGCCTTTTATTTGCTGAATGCTTCCGGAGAAGAGGCCAGGGATCTGGCTATGGCTATCTTAGACTGCAAGGAAACAGTTTGCCGCTGCAAGGAGTGCGGTAACCTGACGGACAGGGATCCCTGCCGCCTGTGCAGTGATGCTGCCAGAGATCACACGGTGATCTGTGTGGTGGAAGACCCCAAAGATGTGGTGGCGCTAGAAAAGACACGGGAGTATAAGGGTCTTTATCACGTGCTCCACGGGGCCATCTCACCTATAGATGGAATAGGGCCTGATCAGCTGACCATTCGCCAGCTATTGGAGCGGGTGGTAAGAAAGCCAGTACAGGAACTGATTATTGCCACTAATCCTGATGTGGAGGGGGAGGCTACGGCGTTGTATTTGGCTAAACTGATCAAACCTGCCGGGATAAAAGTTACCAGAATAGCTTATGGGATCCCTGTCGGCGGAGACCTGGATTACGCCGATGAACTTACTCTCGCCCGGGCCCTTGAAGGAAGAAGAGAAATTGGATAA
- a CDS encoding YbaB/EbfC family nucleoid-associated protein produces MNLGNMNKMMKQVQQMQAQMAKLQEELAERQVETTVGGGVIQVIASGKMEIISIKIKPEAVDPGDVEMLEDMVVAAVNEALRKAQEMVNSEMAKITGGIKMPGLF; encoded by the coding sequence ATGAATCTAGGCAATATGAACAAGATGATGAAACAGGTACAGCAAATGCAGGCCCAAATGGCCAAATTACAGGAGGAACTGGCAGAAAGACAGGTTGAAACTACCGTTGGCGGCGGTGTTATTCAAGTGATTGCCAGCGGCAAGATGGAAATTATCAGTATAAAAATAAAGCCGGAGGCTGTAGACCCCGGGGATGTTGAAATGCTGGAGGATATGGTAGTTGCCGCGGTTAACGAAGCTCTGCGCAAGGCGCAGGAAATGGTTAATTCCGAAATGGCTAAAATAACCGGGGGCATCAAGATGCCCGGTCTCTTCTAG